The genomic stretch CCGCCCTCCGGGACTTCGCCGCGCGGGGCCCGGTGGCGCGGGAGTACGCGCGGCTGATACGCGACGAGCGGCGGCCCGAGGGAGAGGTGATGGAAGTGCTGCGGCGCTCCGGGGAGGAGGACCTCTATCTGGGCGCGCTCGTCCGCGCGAGCACCCAGGGGTTGCGGGTGGACTCGGAGGCTCTGATACGCCTGGCCAGCGCGTCCGAGGACCCGTGGATGCACATCCTCGCCGAGCGGGAGCGCGTGCTCGTCGACCAGCGCGCGGGACGTTGGGCGAAGGCCGAGGAGCGCTTGCTCAAGAGCCTGACCCGGTGCGACGCCGAGGGGCTCGTCTACCGGTGCCTGGGGCTCGAGCGGCAACTGGCGGACCTGTACCTGGAGCTGCACCGGCCGGCGGATGCGTTCCCCCATGCCTGGCGAGGGTGGACGCGCGCCGTGGAGGCCCGAGAGTGGGATTTCGAGCTGTCCTTCCTCCTCGAGCTCGCCGACGTGGCCCGCTACCAGCATGCCTTCGCCAGCGCGCGGGCCTACCTGGAGGAAGCGCTGGCGCGCACGCCGGACGATTGCGCGCGGCGCGCCCACGTCCACCAGAACCTCGCCCTGTTGTCCTGGCAGACCTTCCAGCCGGACCAGGCTCGCCAATGGCTGGAGCGCGTGACGGCGTGCGATGTCCCGCTGGGGCTGACCGGGGTGGGCGTGCTGACGGAGCTGGCCCGCCGGGAGCGCCGGCCGGACGACGAGCCGCGCCTGCGCCGCACGTTGGCGGAGCTGCGCCAGGGGGTGTCATCGCCAGGGCGCGAGGCGCTGCTCCTCGTCATGGAGGGACAATTCACGCTGCGCCAGTCGCGCGAGGCCGGACGGGCCCTGCTGCAGCAAGGGCTCTTCCTGGCGGAGCAGACCCCTGATTCCACCGACGCGCGAAAGGCCCTCGCCGCCGCCCATTCCACGCTCATCTCCGAGGCGGCGCGGCAGGGGAGCTGGACCGAGGCCCTGGAGCTGCTGCGGCAGGAGCAGGGCCTGCAACGGGTACCGTCCTCCTGTCTGCTGGCGGTATCCGTCGACCACGAGCAGACCTTCGCGCTCGCGCGCGGCCCCAGTAGAGGAGGCCCCAGTGGACAGCAGGTGGGCCACTACGACGAGCTGCGCGGTGGACCGCTGGGGGAGGACGCCACAGGGCTGGTCCCTCGCGCGCTGCTCAAGGTGCTCCAGGGCTGCGAGCACGTGGACGTGCTCGCGCGTCCTCCCGTTCAGGGGATGCCGGGCTTGCTGCCCGACGACGTGGCGTGGAGCTATCGCGTGGGACACTCCTTCCATGCGCCCTCGGCCCGCGCCGGGCCCGCGACACACCTGGTCGTCAGGAACGTGGCGACCCCCGCCTCGTTGCAACTGCCGGAGCTGGGCGCGCTCGCGCCTCCTCGGTTGCCGGACCCGTGGCGGGTCGAACTCAAGGGCTCCGCGGCCACGCCCTCGAACGTGCTGGCGGCGATGTCGGAGGCGTCCGAAGTCGAGCTGCACGTGCATGGCAAGTACAGCTCGGCCCTGTCCGACGCGTCGCTGTTGGTGCTCGCCCCGGAGCCGGATGGCTCGTACGCGCTGACGGCGGAGCTGGTGCGCCAGGCGCGCCTGCTCCATGCGCCGCTCGTGCTGCTGGCGGCCTGTGGCGCGGCGAGGAAGGCGCCCTACCTGCACGAGTCCTACAGCCTGCCGATGGCGTTCATCGAGGCGGGCGCCAGCGCGGTGCTGGCCTCCTCGCTGGACATCCCCGACTCGGCCGGGGCCTTCTTCGAGAAGGTGCGTGAGCGCATCCGCGCCGGCGTCCGGCCATCCGTGGCGCTGCGCGACGCGCGGGCGCAATGGGCGCGCGAGTCTCCTGGCGACCAGCGCTGGCTGCCCCACGTGCTGCTCTTCGAATGAGCGCGCGCCGGGGCGCCCCCGCGATGGAGATATCCTGTCAGGTTGTTCGTAATGAATGCGACCCGCAGCGTTGTCTGGGTGAGGGTCCGGTCGGGGGTTGGCGCATTCCGCGCCGACGTTCCGGACCTCGAATGGGGCGCAGTCATGACGAGCATCAACGACGACCAGGCGAAGACTCCCTCGGGGGAAGACGTGGAGCCGACGACCTCCTCCGGAGGCGCCTCGGATGATGGTTCGGGGCCGCCTCCCGACCACTCGGAAGACATCGAGGTGAGGGACCCGCCTCCGACGACCACCCCCGGCTAGGCCCGCGGTGGTGCCCTCCCGCGAGGGCAGGTGGAGCCTGGACGGGGAGGCATGGGGGGCGGGTCCCCACCACCCTGGCAGCGGGAGGGCGTGTCCGGGAAGTGGCGGAAACCGGCGTGGTTGCGTCGGTTTCCAGACTCCGACCCAAGGATTCCCGGGGGCCGCGTTTCGAGTGGGCGTGGAAGGAGGGCGAGGGGTCGATGAGCGACCATCGCAATGCCTCGGTGAAGTGTTTCGCCGTGGCCTACAGTGCCCCCGTGGCACATGACGGCTTCGAGGAGTTCGCGCAACGCGTCAGGCCCATGCTGGTGGCCCTGGCTCGGAGGCTGTGCGGCCAGGGGGGCATCGACCCCGAGGACCTGGCGCAGGAGGCGCTCGTCCGGGCGCTCGTCCACCACGCCGCGTTGTCGACGCAGCCGGAGCCCGTGTACCGGGCCTGGCTGTGCCGGGCCCTCACCAACCATTTCCTGGACCAGTGTCGTCGCCGCAGGACGGAGCTGCTCGAGCAGGAGCGCCGGGACATCCGCCTGGTGCGCGAGGACGTGGAGGCCCCGGACGCACGGGGCTCCGGCGAGATGTGGGAGCGCGTGTCGGACGAGGACCTGATGCAGGCCATCGCCCGGCTGTCGAACCCGCGCGTGCGCGAGGCGTTCGAGCTGCACGCCTCCGGGCTGCGCTATCGCGCCATCGCCCAGCGCATGAGCGTGCCGGAGGGCACGGTGGGCAGCTGGCTGTTCCAGGCGCGCAAGGAATTGCGCGAGCTGCTGTCGCGGATGAAGGGCGATGACGGCGACGAGGGCCGGCCATGAGCCAGCCGTGCAACAAGCTCTTCCTCTTCCTGGACGGAGAGCTGCCCCCGGTGGACGAGGAGAACTTCCGTCACCACCTGGCGCGCTGCGGGATGTGCGCCTCCGGGCTGCACGAGGCGATGCAGCTGGAGATGCTCGGCTTCCAGGCGCTGGGCCGGGATGGCCTCCCACCCGACGAGGACGTGGCGTCCGAAGCCTCGGAGCCCGTCTGGCCGGCGCCGGCCTGGCCCCGGCCGCCGTCGCGCGCGGAGCGCTGGTGGTCACGATGGCGCCCGACGTGGCGGGTGCCCGCGTGGTGGGTGGTGGCGGGTGCGTTGGCGCTGGGGGTCGCGCTGCTCGGCGTGGCCCTGCCCCGGTGGCGCGAGGCGCCCCGGGAGGTCTGGGTGGCGCGGCCGTCGCAGCGCGGCCTGGAGGCGCGGGTGGCGTACGCGCGCGCGGACGGCTATCAGCGCTTCGTGCCGATGCGGGGCGGGGCGAGGGCGGCCGTGGTGAGCCCCTTGCCGCTGCGCGAGCTGGCCGGGCTGGAGGAGCGGGGCGACCTGCACGGCATCGCGGCCGCCTACCTGGTGCGCGGGGACTGGCGGCAGGCGTCGGACTTCCTGCGGCGCATGCCCGCGTCGGCGGACCGGGACTGTGACCTGGCCGTCGTCGCGCTCGAGCAGGGCCGGCTGGAGGACGCGCTGGACCTGCTGGAGGGCGTGCTGCGCGAGGTGCCGGACCATCCCCAGGCGCTGTGGAACCGGGCGCTGGTGCTGCGGGACATGGGGCTGACGCTCCAGGCGGCGGAGTCCTTCGACGCGGTGGTGAAGCTGGGGGAGGCGGGCTGGAGCGAGGAGGCGAAGGTGCGCGCCCAGGCGCTGCGCAGCGAGACGCGCCTGCGCTCGAGGGCCTTCCAGGACGCGCGCGCCGCCGCGCTCGACCTGGGGACGGTGGAGGGGGCCCGCGTGCCGCTCGAGGAGGCCCGGCGCTTCCCGGGCGTGGTGCGGCTGGCCTTCTACGACGCGGTGAGGGCGGCGCCCTCGCGCGACGCGGTGCTGCGCCTGCTGCCGCTGGCCCAGGTGCTGGACGAGGTCCAGGGGGGCACCATGCTGCGGGACACCGTGGAGCGCGTGGCTCGCGCGGACTTCCAGCGGCGGGGCCCGCTGTCGCGCGACTACGCGCGGCTGTTGCGCGGCGAGCTCTCCTCCGCGGACACCTTCCTGGAGCGGCTGCGACGCTCCGGCGAGGAGGACCTGTACCTGGGCGCGCTGGTGGCGCTCAACGTCGAGGACGCGTTCCTGGAGGACTTCGTGCGCGTCGCGCGCGGGAGCCAGGACCCGTGGCTGGTGCTGCTGGCCGAGCGGGAGCTGTCCGTGCGCGAGGAGCGCGAGGGCCGCTGGTGGAAGGCGGAGCAGCGGCTGCGCGCGGCGCTGTCGTCCTGCTCCGGACGGGGGCTGGCCTATCGCTGCGCGACCCTCAAGCGCCGCCTGGTGGACCTGTTCGTGCGGCTGCACCGCCCGGCGGACGCGCTGGAGGAGGCGCGCGCGGGCTGGCGGATGACGCGGGACATGGGGGAGTGGAACCTGGAGCTGCAGTTCCTCCAGGAGATGGCGCAGATCGCCCGCTACCGGCACAGCGCCGCGAGCGCGCGCGCGTACCTGCGCGAGTCGCTGTCGCGCAGCCCGGACGACTGCGAGCAGCGCACCTACGTCCACCGCAACCTGGCCACCGTGGCCTGGGCGGACTTCCGTCCGAGCGAGGCCCGCGCGGAGCTGGAGCTCGCCTCGCGCTGCGGCCGGCCCCTGGGCATCCCGGGCGCGTGGGTGCTGTCGTATCTGTCGCGCTTCGGCGCGGAGCAGCGCGACGAGGACGTGCTGCGCCGCACGCTCGCGGAGCTGCGCCGCGGGCCGCTCACGGCGGGGGAGCACGCCGCGCTGACCTTCCTGGAGGGGCAGTTCCTGCTGGAGCGCGAGCGGACGTCCGGGCGCGAGCTGCTGCGCGCCGCCATCGACGCGGCGGACCGCCTGCCCCCGGACGACGTGGACGCGCGCAAGGCGCGCAACTTCGCGTATGGCGCGCTGGTGGGGGACGCGGGCCGCGCGCTGGCGCACGAGCAGGTGCTCACCTTGATGGGGCAGGCCCTGCGGCGCACCGTGCCGGACCGCTGCGTGCTGGCCGTGGCGGCGGACTACGAGCGCACGGTGGTGGCGGTGCGCGACGCGAGCGGCGCGCTGGCCGGGGCCTATGACGACCAGCGCACCTCGCCCCTGCACGGGCAGGCCGCGGGGCTGGTCCCGGACCGGTTCGTGGCGGCCCTGCGCGGCTGCGAGCACGTGGACGTGTTCGCCCTGCCGCCCATCCATGGCCTGCCGGGGCTGCTGCCTCCGGACGTCGCGTGGAGCTACCGCGTGGGGACGTCCTCCGCGGCGCGCGTGGAGCCCCAGTCCAGCCTCGCGGTGGGGCGTCACCTCGTCGTGACGGACGTGGCCGCGCCGCGCTCGCTCGGCCTGGAGCAGCTGGTCCCGC from Myxococcus stipitatus encodes the following:
- a CDS encoding RNA polymerase sigma factor translates to MSDHRNASVKCFAVAYSAPVAHDGFEEFAQRVRPMLVALARRLCGQGGIDPEDLAQEALVRALVHHAALSTQPEPVYRAWLCRALTNHFLDQCRRRRTELLEQERRDIRLVREDVEAPDARGSGEMWERVSDEDLMQAIARLSNPRVREAFELHASGLRYRAIAQRMSVPEGTVGSWLFQARKELRELLSRMKGDDGDEGRP
- a CDS encoding CHAT domain-containing protein; the encoded protein is MSRDCDGLPLFLAEQLTPDEHARFREHLLHCYVCERDFHEAMQLEMLAQMSMDPETRGPETEARAVAPVPPEPRRGWRQAVARGKRFVLPAMLLLLAPSGEPAHDPSMEWLDPAWPQRTLESRVSYPAADAHHRAFVATRSAEGAGGAMKTLSVQRLAPLDERGDWHGIATAHLLYGAPGQARAYLHQLPPSADRDSDLAVLELEQARQMRDLDARKPHLDSALTLLAGALARASEHPQALWNQGLVLRELGLSLRAAQSFGEVRRLNEPGWSEEAAEREAALRESTLARAKSWKEAFALGRGLAIGEEVELPLELAREHPGILRLYFYEALRTASTRERVLWLLPLARALDASYGGQVLEDAVHRTALRDFAARGPVAREYARLIRDERRPEGEVMEVLRRSGEEDLYLGALVRASTQGLRVDSEALIRLASASEDPWMHILAERERVLVDQRAGRWAKAEERLLKSLTRCDAEGLVYRCLGLERQLADLYLELHRPADAFPHAWRGWTRAVEAREWDFELSFLLELADVARYQHAFASARAYLEEALARTPDDCARRAHVHQNLALLSWQTFQPDQARQWLERVTACDVPLGLTGVGVLTELARRERRPDDEPRLRRTLAELRQGVSSPGREALLLVMEGQFTLRQSREAGRALLQQGLFLAEQTPDSTDARKALAAAHSTLISEAARQGSWTEALELLRQEQGLQRVPSSCLLAVSVDHEQTFALARGPSRGGPSGQQVGHYDELRGGPLGEDATGLVPRALLKVLQGCEHVDVLARPPVQGMPGLLPDDVAWSYRVGHSFHAPSARAGPATHLVVRNVATPASLQLPELGALAPPRLPDPWRVELKGSAATPSNVLAAMSEASEVELHVHGKYSSALSDASLLVLAPEPDGSYALTAELVRQARLLHAPLVLLAACGAARKAPYLHESYSLPMAFIEAGASAVLASSLDIPDSAGAFFEKVRERIRAGVRPSVALRDARAQWARESPGDQRWLPHVLLFE
- a CDS encoding CHAT domain-containing protein, yielding MSQPCNKLFLFLDGELPPVDEENFRHHLARCGMCASGLHEAMQLEMLGFQALGRDGLPPDEDVASEASEPVWPAPAWPRPPSRAERWWSRWRPTWRVPAWWVVAGALALGVALLGVALPRWREAPREVWVARPSQRGLEARVAYARADGYQRFVPMRGGARAAVVSPLPLRELAGLEERGDLHGIAAAYLVRGDWRQASDFLRRMPASADRDCDLAVVALEQGRLEDALDLLEGVLREVPDHPQALWNRALVLRDMGLTLQAAESFDAVVKLGEAGWSEEAKVRAQALRSETRLRSRAFQDARAAALDLGTVEGARVPLEEARRFPGVVRLAFYDAVRAAPSRDAVLRLLPLAQVLDEVQGGTMLRDTVERVARADFQRRGPLSRDYARLLRGELSSADTFLERLRRSGEEDLYLGALVALNVEDAFLEDFVRVARGSQDPWLVLLAERELSVREEREGRWWKAEQRLRAALSSCSGRGLAYRCATLKRRLVDLFVRLHRPADALEEARAGWRMTRDMGEWNLELQFLQEMAQIARYRHSAASARAYLRESLSRSPDDCEQRTYVHRNLATVAWADFRPSEARAELELASRCGRPLGIPGAWVLSYLSRFGAEQRDEDVLRRTLAELRRGPLTAGEHAALTFLEGQFLLERERTSGRELLRAAIDAADRLPPDDVDARKARNFAYGALVGDAGRALAHEQVLTLMGQALRRTVPDRCVLAVAADYERTVVAVRDASGALAGAYDDQRTSPLHGQAAGLVPDRFVAALRGCEHVDVFALPPIHGLPGLLPPDVAWSYRVGTSSAARVEPQSSLAVGRHLVVTDVAAPRSLGLEQLVPLASPRVPDPLRVELRGAAATPSRVLREMADAREIELHTHGLLSPELADASLLVLAPEEDGQYALTAAQVRSQSLSGAPLVLLAACGAARTAPFLHESVSLPVAFIEAGARTVLAATTDIPDSAGQFFEAVRKRVRAGERPSKALRDERLAWLAREPAAAWPAHVLLFE